The Leucobacter rhizosphaerae genome includes a region encoding these proteins:
- a CDS encoding alpha/beta hydrolase: MSDVESEGPVTRGLRRRPVAIAVTLAIALVVSACVPLAFLGQGEDRGTPAPSLPAEPENTVESFAEQEPGWQPCLDGMQCADVYAPLDWTDPAGERITLHLVKHPATGGDPIGTLFVNPGGPGASGADYVANSIASAVQPEVARAYDVIGWDPRGVGQSSPVSCLDAAAMDEYLFGLGEDVGEVGSDTWIAAAQAESEEFGSACAASTGDLLAHVDTGSTVQDLDMLRGIVGDETLNYLGYSYGTYIGARYADAYPEKVGRLVLDGAMDPAASLSEVVREQTRGFELALRAYVTDCIERRDCPFTGDVEESMTAIGVLLDRIDADPLQGSDGRMLSSSTMLTAIITPLYSQSNWGYLDQLFETAADGDADVALSLADFYYDRQGGEYLSNSTEAFSAINCLDYPNDPDVDQMRADAQELEEIAPTIGRFQGYGDLACAGWPFPGVEERTAVTAAGSAPILVVGTTGDPATPYRWAESLADQLENATLLTYQGEGHTAYGENACINSAVDAYLLEGVMPRSGVTCS; the protein is encoded by the coding sequence GTGAGCGACGTCGAATCGGAGGGCCCCGTGACGCGCGGGCTGCGTCGACGACCCGTCGCCATCGCGGTGACGCTCGCGATCGCACTGGTCGTGAGCGCCTGCGTGCCGCTCGCCTTCCTCGGCCAAGGGGAGGACCGCGGTACCCCCGCGCCCAGCCTGCCCGCCGAGCCCGAGAACACCGTCGAGAGCTTCGCCGAGCAGGAGCCCGGGTGGCAGCCGTGCCTCGACGGCATGCAGTGCGCCGACGTCTACGCCCCCCTCGATTGGACGGACCCGGCCGGCGAGCGCATCACGCTCCACCTCGTGAAGCACCCCGCCACCGGCGGCGATCCGATCGGCACGCTGTTCGTGAACCCGGGCGGTCCCGGGGCATCGGGCGCGGATTACGTGGCGAACAGCATCGCCTCCGCGGTGCAGCCCGAGGTGGCACGCGCGTACGACGTGATCGGCTGGGACCCGCGGGGGGTGGGGCAGTCGTCGCCGGTGAGCTGCCTCGACGCCGCCGCGATGGACGAGTACCTCTTCGGCCTCGGCGAGGACGTGGGCGAGGTCGGCAGCGACACGTGGATCGCCGCCGCACAGGCGGAATCCGAGGAGTTCGGTTCGGCCTGCGCGGCGAGCACGGGCGACCTGCTGGCGCACGTGGATACCGGCTCGACGGTGCAGGATCTGGACATGCTGCGCGGCATCGTCGGCGACGAGACGCTGAACTACCTGGGCTACTCCTACGGCACCTACATCGGGGCGCGCTACGCGGACGCGTACCCCGAGAAGGTCGGCCGCCTGGTGCTCGACGGGGCGATGGATCCCGCGGCCAGTCTCAGCGAGGTGGTGCGCGAGCAGACCCGCGGGTTCGAGCTCGCCCTGCGCGCCTACGTCACCGACTGCATCGAGCGCCGCGACTGCCCGTTCACGGGCGACGTGGAGGAGTCGATGACCGCGATCGGCGTGCTCCTCGACCGGATCGATGCGGATCCGCTGCAGGGCTCCGACGGCCGGATGCTGTCGTCGAGCACGATGCTCACCGCGATCATCACGCCGCTCTACTCGCAGAGCAACTGGGGCTATCTCGACCAGCTCTTCGAGACCGCCGCCGACGGCGACGCGGACGTGGCCCTGTCGCTGGCGGACTTCTACTACGATCGCCAGGGCGGCGAGTACCTGAGCAATTCGACCGAGGCATTCTCGGCGATCAACTGCCTCGACTACCCGAATGACCCGGACGTCGATCAGATGCGCGCCGACGCCCAGGAGCTCGAGGAGATCGCGCCGACGATCGGACGGTTCCAGGGCTACGGTGATCTCGCCTGCGCCGGCTGGCCGTTCCCGGGTGTCGAGGAGCGCACCGCGGTGACGGCGGCGGGCTCCGCGCCGATCCTTGTCGTCGGCACCACGGGGGATCCCGCGACGCCGTACCGCTGGGCGGAGTCGTTGGCGGACCAGCTCGAGAACGCGACGCTGCTCACGTACCAGGGGGAGGGGCACACCGCCTACGGCGAGAACGCGTGCATCAACTCCGCGGTCGACGCCTACCTGCTCGAGGGCGTCATGCCCCGGAGCGGCGTCACCTGCTCGTAG
- a CDS encoding RNA-binding S4 domain-containing protein: MSVRIDSWVWAVRLAKTRSQATTLCRGGHVRINGNAAKAAQQVKVGDEVRVRLHGFDKIYRVAGLATRRGSATEAAQYFEDLTPPPPARVDRPADIVRDRGAGRPTKRERRDLERLRGRDAEASFTDE; the protein is encoded by the coding sequence GTGAGCGTTCGAATCGACAGCTGGGTCTGGGCCGTGCGGCTCGCGAAGACCCGCAGCCAGGCCACGACGCTGTGCCGGGGCGGACACGTGCGCATCAACGGCAACGCCGCGAAGGCCGCGCAGCAGGTGAAGGTCGGGGACGAGGTGCGGGTCCGCCTGCACGGCTTCGACAAGATCTACCGCGTCGCGGGGCTCGCCACCCGGCGCGGCAGCGCCACCGAGGCGGCGCAGTACTTCGAGGATCTCACGCCGCCGCCCCCGGCGCGCGTCGATCGGCCCGCCGACATCGTTCGGGATCGCGGGGCCGGTCGGCCCACGAAGCGCGAGCGCCGCGACCTCGAGCGCCTCCGCGGGCGCGACGCCGAGGCGTCCTTCACCGACGAGTAG
- a CDS encoding YigZ family protein — protein MSAEYRTIAGAVDTEIELSRSRFLTRLERVDDESAARDAIAEARARHPRARHHCTAFVIGPDGRIQRSNDDGEPSGTAGAPMLDALTSAGLSDVVAVVTRYFGGVLLGAGGLTRAYRAAVAGAVAEARLVRRAPRREVAVELAYDVAAVLESECRRRGYAVGAAAYSDAVVQRFSVPEDEVESLRSLAAEVSAGSARVRSGDVRYVDLAE, from the coding sequence GTGAGCGCCGAGTACCGCACGATCGCCGGAGCGGTCGATACCGAGATCGAACTGTCGCGCTCCCGCTTCCTCACGCGGCTCGAGCGCGTCGACGACGAGTCCGCGGCGCGAGACGCGATCGCCGAGGCTCGCGCTCGCCATCCTCGCGCCCGGCACCACTGCACGGCGTTCGTGATCGGCCCGGACGGTCGGATCCAGCGCTCCAACGACGACGGCGAGCCGAGCGGCACCGCGGGCGCGCCGATGCTCGATGCGCTCACCTCGGCCGGGCTGAGCGATGTGGTCGCGGTGGTCACGCGGTACTTCGGCGGGGTGCTGCTCGGCGCGGGCGGGCTCACCCGCGCGTACCGGGCCGCCGTGGCCGGTGCGGTCGCTGAGGCTCGCCTGGTGCGCCGGGCGCCCCGCCGTGAGGTGGCAGTCGAGCTCGCCTACGACGTCGCGGCCGTGCTCGAATCGGAGTGCCGACGGCGCGGGTACGCTGTCGGTGCCGCGGCCTACAGCGACGCCGTCGTGCAGCGGTTCTCCGTGCCCGAGGACGAGGTCGAGTCACTGCGATCGCTGGCCGCCGAGGTGAGCGCGGGATCCGCCCGCGTGCGCTCGGGAGACGTGCGGTACGTCGACCTCGCGGAGTGA
- a CDS encoding DNA polymerase III subunit delta', translating to MEFWAEIVGQPDAVRTLHLEAEAPGAHAWLITGPPGSGRSNLAFRFAAALISRTVEDRERIFEQVRARTHPDLGVLSTQKLLIDIKAAREIVTTAHYSPAEGRYRVIVIEDADRMPERTSNVLLKALEEPPERTIWILCAPSEADLLPTIRSRARSLRLVTPSTADIARLLHERDGIDADAAERAARLAQSHIGMARRLASDAESLERRDRTIEIALGIETLGEAMRAAASLVKVAEADAAAITEQLDAREREDAIRSLGLAPGAAIPPQMRSQIKALEEDQKRRATRSLRDGIDRILTDLLSLYRDVLLTALGADPELVNREQGARIRQLAERWSAVRALGMVTSLETARERLARGITPGLVLEALFAGAVAGTLSRSELSA from the coding sequence ATGGAGTTCTGGGCAGAGATCGTCGGCCAACCCGACGCCGTGCGCACCCTGCATCTCGAGGCCGAGGCTCCCGGGGCGCACGCCTGGCTGATCACGGGTCCCCCGGGTTCGGGGCGCTCGAACCTCGCGTTCCGGTTCGCCGCCGCGCTGATCTCGCGGACCGTCGAAGACCGCGAGCGGATCTTCGAGCAGGTCCGCGCCCGCACGCATCCCGACCTCGGCGTGCTCAGCACGCAGAAGCTCCTCATTGACATCAAGGCTGCCCGAGAAATCGTCACGACGGCGCACTACTCGCCGGCCGAGGGCCGCTACCGCGTCATCGTGATCGAGGACGCGGATCGGATGCCCGAGCGCACCTCGAACGTGCTGCTCAAGGCACTGGAGGAACCGCCGGAGCGCACGATCTGGATCCTGTGCGCCCCGAGCGAGGCGGACCTGCTGCCCACGATACGCTCGCGGGCGCGCTCGCTCCGTCTCGTGACCCCGAGCACCGCGGACATCGCGCGCCTCCTGCACGAGCGCGACGGGATCGACGCCGACGCCGCGGAACGCGCCGCGCGGCTGGCCCAGAGTCACATCGGCATGGCCCGCAGATTGGCGTCCGACGCCGAGTCGCTGGAGCGCCGCGACCGCACCATCGAGATCGCGCTCGGCATCGAGACCCTGGGTGAGGCGATGCGCGCTGCGGCGTCGCTCGTGAAGGTCGCCGAGGCCGACGCGGCGGCGATCACCGAGCAACTCGACGCGCGGGAGCGGGAGGACGCGATCCGGAGCCTCGGACTGGCACCGGGGGCCGCGATCCCGCCGCAGATGCGCTCGCAGATCAAGGCGCTCGAAGAGGATCAGAAGCGCCGCGCCACCCGCAGCCTGCGCGACGGGATCGATCGGATCCTCACCGACCTGCTCTCGCTCTACCGCGACGTCCTGCTGACCGCGCTCGGCGCCGATCCGGAGCTCGTCAACCGTGAGCAGGGAGCGCGGATCCGGCAGCTCGCCGAGCGCTGGTCCGCGGTGCGCGCCCTCGGCATGGTGACGTCTCTCGAGACCGCACGCGAGCGCCTCGCGCGCGGCATCACCCCGGGGCTGGTGCTCGAAGCGCTGTTCGCCGGTGCCGTCGCCGGAACCCTGTCGCGATCGGAGCTGAGCGCGTGA